The DNA sequence aaaaataaaaaataatcatggTGCTGCTTTCAGTGCTTATGTGCTTCAGTGCTGCATGCTGCAAGTGTTCAGCTCCTTCTCTTCACAGCCCGTGGGCTCCAGTGGGGCCTTCGGTGTCCGCCAGACTCCCCAGACCCTGGATGCTCTAGAGGGCGACTCTGTGACCATGATCTGCTCCTGGGAGCAGGCGAACGCCGATCGGGTTCGTGTTGTTTGGAGACGGGCTGACCTCCCTCTCCCGGAGCAGACCGCAGTGGTCCAGCAAGGCCGACAGGACAGCATGCTCGCACAGAGCACCCTGAGCATTCCTGGTGTCGCCCTGAAGGATGCTGGGACATATTACTGCACCGTAACCATGGAGATTCCAGAGTTTCAGCGTGAAGAAGGGTCTGGCACTTCGCTGACTGTGAAGACTGATGAGCACTATGCTCAGGGTAAGAGTAGATTACTCGCCATCGGTTTAGATCGGCGATCATCAGCTCACGGATCTCCagggcagagaactgctggtttttccACCTTCTCTTTATGGCAAGGAGAAAGTGGCTCGTCAGTCGCATTAATTACAAGGGCAGAATTTTGGATTCTGTGGttagagttgatgatccctggccgAGACCATTAGATTCCGCAACTTGGGAATTACATCTTTGTGATATACAATGagttttacatacattttgtcATTAATGTACTTAAAGGAGCAGTGAGGCATGGTAAAAACTACCAGAAATTTAGCCATTTTGCACCAATGTCTTTTCTGTCCTCTATCACAAGCATTGGAAGCGTGTTCATTGCATTGGACATTGATGCCTGATTAGGTTCCCTCCAGTAGGTAGTAAAACAGTCTACCTGCTGTGGCATGGGAGGGTTGGGAGGAGGTCATGCTATTCTGCTAGGAAATGCAGGTTTGTTGCCTGTATCTATTTTGTAAATTCTTTGATGGGGATGGGCAGCTCCAGTCCGAGAGGACCGGTGTgaatgcaggattttgctgccaccagttaccctggctcaatcagctaattggCCATACGCACCATGACCGATAAATTAAAATGCTAAAAGAGAAGAACATTTATCATATATAATCAAAAGGACCAAACatattattgaaaatgctacgaTGATGACAATTGGGAAATAACAAATTATGGGTGGAGGCACACCAAAGAAACAATGAACCGACATGCTTTCAAGAGAGGAATTCAAAGATGAATTTTACACTGTAGGATTATAAAGGTATGAATGAAGGGTCGACATTTTATTTAACTTGGCAGTTGAGCCTTTGAATGTCACCCCTCTCTCAGCAGTGCTGCTCCCATTGGCTGTTGAgtaccagttaccctggctcaatcagttAATTGGCCATACGCACCATGACCGATAAATTAAAAAGAActtttatcagctgctgtttagaATATCGTTCATTTTTATAGTTCATTTTTTCCcctaatttaattcaaaaagttaaaatttgatttattctagattcattgcacatacatatttatgtgtaatgaattcttttttttctttttttaattcttgatgattacagtttacagcagtttctcaaaatattagaatattacagaAGGCCAAtgcaaaaaaggatttataatacaaatacaaatgttgaccttttgaaaagtatgttcatttatgcactgtATATGGGGGCAATGATAATTCACTCGCCTGCTTTTTGCAGGAGCCAGTGTGGAGGAGGTGTTGATTTTCATCGTGCGCTGTCTGCCGTTCCTGGCCCTGCTCACGGCTGTGTTCTGCCTCTGCAGGATAGAGGCCAAAGCCGCAGGTACTCTGCTCTCGCGCACCAAACGCAAGTCACActattcttaaaaaaaaccctaatGAAACGTAATGGAGAGCACGTGCCGACATCTTGGCTCTGCTGTGTGCGGATACGCCGCACTACATGACATTTTGGATTGTAGCAGACCCTCAAACCCACTGCTCCATGACAAACCCAAGTTTCCTAACTATCACACTACACTGCTGCCCCGTGGCAACATTGACTATCCACTTCAGAGACACTTTATGTCATTAGTAAATGTGTAATGCACCCTGGATTAAGCTTTGTTTAATATCTGCTTTTCGCAAACGAATCCGAAATTGAACAAGTCAAGGAGTAAACGGGCTTTCATCATCAAACTTCGGCTTTACTTTTCActgagctttgtgtgtgtggtttgtttgtCTGTATCTCCACTCCAGACAGGGCaccagaaagttctggaagagaggaggaaaatgAAGCTGAGAATGAGCCTGCCACGTCACTCCTGGAGGCTGCAGATGCTGAGGTGGTGGGAGGAAGAATCGTGGTCCCCTGCCCCACGCCCTCCTCAGGCCAACCCGAGACTGAAAATGAGACGATTACCCCCGTCATTTCATGACCCGATCTGTGGAATTAACTCTTCATACATGGGTCAAATAATTACTTATTCTTTGTGATTACTTACATTTTGTAAAgaggcattttattttcaccaacATTCAGAATATATTTCTAACCTGGCATGGCCTTTTGGTGTCTATTTGGGAATATTGGGTTAGTGACATGGTTGGTTCAAAATCAGGCATATTtaccctcactgagcacttcattaggtagacctgtacaccagcttaatgcaaatatttaatcagccaatcatgtggcagcaactaaatgcaaaaaagcatgcacacatggtcaacaggttcagttgtttttccaaccaaatgtcagaatgaggaagaaatgtggtcaaagtggaaTGATTTGCTGatgccagaaagggtggtttgagtatctctgaaactgctgatctcctttgaTTTTCGCACACAACAGTCGAAGCTGATTGGACATGATCGGTCACAGCTTCTTTTCTTATCAGTTTTCAACTTCCCCCGAACACATTTTGAAGTCGTCATCTTCAAAAAAAACCCAGGGCTGAACTGAGTGCATGTGACGTAAAtactatgtaaaaaataaaaaataaatgaatagttGTAATTGTAACGGATGAAAATAAAAGTTACAGTTTTGTAtgttgtgattgatttgcactttgttgtacgtcgctctggataagagtgtctgctaaataccacgtaatgtaatgtaatgttcaaaaTGAAAGCACTATTTCACACTGTAACACTGATCTATCTGCTTGAGTGATATTGTAACACCTTTTGTGCTGATCTCACCCAGTCTGTCCATAGCAATAGAAGTCTGACGCCTGTTAAATTAAAGCTCTGCTCagcaatattatttttctaatatttacatttctggcAGGATGGATGCACTGATTCAGTTTCTTCGCAACCTGTTAGAGACTATGAAATACCAATTTCTAAGTTTTAAGTCAATTTACAGATTAATTGGACAAAGCGGAGCTGATGACTATGacgatctgtgtgtgacaaatCAGTTCGACCTGGTGGAGCCAGGAGGTTGATAAGATGAAAAAGTAACCGACAGATACTGACTGTGATATTTTGGTTATAAAGCTTTGGGATTTGGTAAGACTATGTGTTTGCAAGCGAATGTGAGTAGATAGATTTTGCGTGTGCCTGCGTTTGTGTAcgtgagagtgaatgagagagagagagagagagagagagaggagtattGATGACatgtgagagagtcagagagtgagggaggggtaaTCTGAGGTTAGTGGAGTGACGGTTAGaggaagatgtgtgtgtgtgtgtgtgtgtgtgtgtgagagagtctgagaCCCACGACCATACACAGATCACTCTCCACGGCACAGAGACATGTCACAGCTCACTGCCCTCCACAGCTGTCTGATCCTGTCCTTCCTGTCCTCCTGCGGTGAGTTCATCCCATGGGCTCCTCCTGCGttcctgttccacacacacacacacacacacacacactgggtgtgCGTGCCTGCCTATCTCTAGGCACTGTGCTGTTAGCTCTGGACCCTCTCAAAGAGCCAGGGTGGTGAGAGAGGTGATTGTTGATTGCTACAGCATCAGTGAAATCTAAATTTCTCTTTAGATCTCaatgttattatttgttttttg is a window from the Conger conger chromosome 8, fConCon1.1, whole genome shotgun sequence genome containing:
- the LOC133134856 gene encoding cell adhesion molecule 4-like isoform X3, giving the protein MLQVFSSFSSQPVGSSGAFGVRQTPQTLDALEGDSVTMICSWEQANADRVRVVWRRADLPLPEQTAVVQQGRQDSMLAQSTLSIPGVALKDAGTYYCTVTMEIPEFQREEGSGTSLTVKTDEHYAQGASVEESGASVEEVLIFIVRCLPFLALLTAVFCLCRIEAKAADRAPEGSGREEENEADNEPATSLLEAADAEVVGGRIVVPCPTPSSGQPETENETITPVISRPDLWN
- the LOC133134856 gene encoding uncharacterized protein LOC133134856 isoform X4; its protein translation is MLQVFSSFSSQPVGSSGAFGVRQTPQTLDALEGDSVTMICSWEQANADRVRVVWRRADLPLPEQTAVVQQGRQDSMLAQSTLSIPGVALKDAGTYYCTVTMEIPEFQREEGSGTSLTVKTDEHYAQGASVEEVLIFIVRCLPFLALLTAVFCLCRIEAKAADRAPESSGREEENEAENEPATSLLEAADAEVVGGRIVVPCPTPSSGQPETENETITPVIS